The Halobaculum sp. MBLA0143 genome includes a region encoding these proteins:
- a CDS encoding ATP-binding protein: MPDSPEEVTFTVDSRLLEELGENLVTRNHVALAELVKNAYDADATEVDLIFENAREGDEDSRIIVRDDGTGMTTDDIRDGWMRVATTDKLQNPRTEKYGRKKAGDKGIGRFAVRRLADELYLTSVSKDPVTDQYQRIRMNFDWERFERQLDLDEIPVRIEVERLNSTADVEAGTTLELVDLRDEWNKRHFNTLRRNIVTLSLVESANRDSYEPDPGFDINFDAPEFDAADASLLEQVHDASWGTLTGQISNGMVSVNLEAKKIGERNYEFSFDTDGLDGTAFKISWPPEERKHLRDTGTLSLERIGDIRDEYAGVRVYKDGFRVHSYGGPEDDWLGLDEKVAARKRNPDKKFHELKSETEYHRDFSNILTIHPRNNQLIGRVNVSPESVLEMQANREEFTAEGDGFKNLKQAVRLSIEWMVLQYSNYKHKLKMEEVEEAKEEFEKSAGSDSDDEEAGIDQFTDSSDDGSDTTSSEEEVVDAAMNFLEKTASTVAESGGSASTADGERDGTDQSDGEEEGESSSTASTVDTDTVEKATDVIRSSLQQKDGKIDFFRSAFSVNQVVFSLSHELRNMTHELSQNAVRIENNLNDLPQEQRDEFREISESMQEVQGRLKQHMDLFGTFAGVADDQEQSAVTLADATDQIVDAVSYICEFYGIEVEVSVPSLLQTPPMYDSEVSSILINLVTNSIKAIAATGNNAGRIEVRGEKIDDGVAIRVLDDGIGISDDVADRVTEPLVSDPSGEMYDSLQDNMPEELVDQLGNGSGLGLHIVNNISSKYGGTVRFPEMNGWSTCVEVTLRE; the protein is encoded by the coding sequence ATGCCCGACAGTCCTGAAGAGGTTACGTTTACTGTCGATAGCCGACTGCTAGAGGAATTAGGGGAGAACCTCGTCACGCGGAACCACGTCGCGCTCGCAGAACTCGTGAAGAACGCCTACGACGCGGACGCGACGGAGGTTGATCTGATCTTTGAGAACGCGCGCGAAGGCGACGAAGACAGCAGAATCATCGTGAGAGACGATGGAACCGGGATGACGACCGACGATATCCGAGACGGCTGGATGCGAGTTGCGACTACGGATAAGCTCCAGAACCCACGGACCGAGAAGTACGGCAGAAAGAAGGCTGGTGACAAGGGAATCGGGCGGTTCGCTGTTCGCCGGCTGGCAGACGAACTGTACCTCACGTCGGTGTCGAAGGACCCTGTGACCGACCAATACCAGCGGATTCGGATGAACTTCGACTGGGAGAGGTTTGAGCGACAACTTGACCTCGACGAGATTCCAGTTCGAATTGAGGTGGAGCGACTAAACTCGACAGCAGATGTCGAGGCCGGGACGACACTAGAACTCGTTGACCTCCGGGACGAGTGGAACAAACGCCATTTCAACACGCTTCGACGGAATATCGTCACGCTCTCGCTCGTTGAGTCGGCAAATCGGGACAGCTACGAGCCGGATCCAGGGTTCGACATCAACTTTGACGCTCCGGAGTTCGACGCCGCAGATGCGAGTCTTCTAGAACAGGTCCACGACGCCAGTTGGGGGACGCTCACCGGACAGATCAGTAACGGAATGGTGTCTGTGAACCTCGAAGCAAAGAAGATTGGCGAGCGAAACTACGAATTTTCGTTCGATACGGACGGGCTAGATGGGACGGCGTTCAAGATCTCTTGGCCGCCAGAAGAGCGGAAACACCTTCGTGACACTGGAACGCTGAGCTTAGAGCGGATCGGTGATATTCGAGATGAGTACGCCGGTGTTCGAGTGTATAAAGACGGATTCCGCGTCCACTCGTACGGTGGACCAGAAGACGATTGGTTGGGACTCGATGAGAAAGTTGCAGCACGGAAGCGTAATCCGGATAAAAAGTTTCATGAGCTAAAAAGTGAAACAGAGTACCACAGAGACTTTAGTAACATTTTAACTATACATCCAAGAAACAACCAACTTATCGGTCGGGTGAACGTTTCACCGGAGTCGGTTCTCGAAATGCAGGCAAACCGTGAGGAGTTCACTGCCGAGGGAGATGGCTTCAAGAACCTGAAGCAAGCTGTCCGGCTCTCTATCGAGTGGATGGTGCTTCAGTACAGTAACTACAAGCACAAGCTAAAGATGGAAGAAGTAGAGGAGGCGAAAGAGGAGTTCGAGAAGAGTGCCGGATCAGACTCTGATGACGAAGAGGCTGGAATCGATCAGTTCACTGATTCGTCTGACGACGGTTCGGACACGACATCCTCCGAGGAGGAGGTCGTCGACGCTGCGATGAATTTCCTCGAAAAGACAGCCTCCACAGTAGCCGAAAGCGGTGGATCCGCCTCTACCGCGGACGGTGAAAGAGACGGGACAGATCAAAGCGATGGGGAGGAAGAAGGGGAGAGCAGCAGCACGGCCAGCACAGTCGACACGGACACCGTCGAGAAAGCGACAGACGTGATCCGTAGTTCTCTCCAGCAAAAAGACGGCAAGATCGACTTCTTCCGGTCGGCGTTCTCAGTGAATCAAGTCGTGTTCTCGCTGTCTCACGAACTCCGGAACATGACACACGAACTGAGCCAGAACGCGGTTCGGATCGAGAACAACCTCAACGACCTTCCACAGGAGCAGCGCGATGAGTTTAGGGAAATTTCCGAGTCGATGCAGGAGGTTCAGGGGCGACTGAAACAGCACATGGACCTGTTCGGGACGTTCGCGGGAGTCGCCGACGATCAAGAGCAGTCGGCGGTCACGCTCGCCGACGCGACCGACCAGATCGTAGATGCTGTCTCGTACATCTGCGAGTTCTACGGCATCGAAGTCGAGGTGTCCGTTCCCAGCCTACTCCAGACACCACCGATGTACGACTCGGAGGTGTCCTCAATCTTGATCAACCTCGTCACGAACTCGATCAAAGCAATCGCAGCAACGGGGAACAACGCCGGTCGGATCGAGGTCCGTGGAGAGAAGATCGACGACGGCGTCGCAATCCGTGTCCTTGACGATGGAATCGGGATCTCGGACGATGTCGCCGACAGGGTGACGGAGCCACTCGTCTCCGACCCCTCTGGGGAGATGTACGACAGTCTCCAAGACAACATGCCGGAGGAACTCGTAGATCAGTTGGGTAACGGGAGCGGATTAGGCCTTCACATCGTTAATAATATATCTTCGAAATACGGAGGTACAGTAAGATTCCCAGAGATGAACGGTTGGAGTACTTGTGTCGAGGTGACACTTCGTGAGTGA
- a CDS encoding M48 family metallopeptidase translates to MRDDRADATFTTSDERRVPCVVQHGDSDDPRLRLTPDGAVRVTLPDRDAPPVDDVLEANRDWIERQYERQHERLGRVERQFGDLTTGLVVWGYTFDFETREGQYDLTVDSGRITVSAPTGRSPLAFLKNRLASRLRDTVVSMADRVAPKLDGDYETVQIRNQATKWASYSTTGTLSFNVRCGFLPLGYVRYLVAHELAHSVNTSHDAAFWSLVETVVDDPRQRSTELEGFAAALGRNEVWGEILAEW, encoded by the coding sequence GTGAGAGACGACCGTGCGGACGCGACGTTCACCACGTCCGACGAACGGCGTGTGCCGTGTGTCGTCCAGCACGGCGACAGCGACGACCCACGGCTCAGGCTCACACCCGACGGTGCCGTCCGTGTCACGCTCCCGGACAGAGACGCTCCGCCCGTCGACGACGTTCTCGAAGCGAACCGGGACTGGATCGAGCGACAGTACGAACGCCAACACGAACGGCTCGGTCGCGTCGAGCGCCAGTTCGGCGACCTCACGACTGGCCTCGTCGTCTGGGGGTACACGTTCGACTTCGAGACGCGCGAGGGCCAGTACGACCTCACAGTCGACTCCGGCAGGATCACCGTCTCGGCGCCGACGGGGCGGAGTCCACTCGCGTTCCTGAAGAACAGGCTCGCCAGTCGACTCCGTGATACCGTCGTGTCGATGGCCGACCGGGTCGCTCCGAAGCTCGACGGTGACTACGAGACGGTTCAGATCCGTAACCAGGCGACGAAGTGGGCGAGCTACTCCACGACCGGAACACTCTCGTTCAACGTCCGGTGTGGCTTCCTCCCGTTGGGATACGTCCGGTATCTCGTCGCCCACGAACTCGCACACTCGGTCAACACTTCACACGACGCCGCGTTCTGGTCGCTCGTCGAGACGGTCGTCGACGACCCGCGCCAGCGATCCACAGAACTGGAGGGGTTCGCGGCGGCACTCGGACGGAACGAGGTGTGGGGAGAGATCCTCGCCGAGTGGTGA
- a CDS encoding class I SAM-dependent DNA methyltransferase codes for MSDVDKLRHAVEDVGYGFEERLQSAATVDTEAVLDRLGLEEANSPDETVSVLCAFNLLLKSTLYRRHREEFESLDPLEDPKEIVSDFRAAASQTGDDGLDPWKLDELAMHLDTEAFERLLDSRDELVDAADPTRLIGELFERLVVQSARRRQGQFYTSSTVSELMARWAVRDGDDTILDPGVGTGVLSASAFEAKRRQGGKRASVEDLYGVDLSPLAVTMAATGLKLDDGVGAPNLEVTDFMDACPRGSETTIGQQDPVALPEVDAIVSNPPYSRSGALDDDRKRFNRIVDARAGLSVTEHTPLYVYFFAHATQFLREQGRMTFLTPARFCDTNYGERLRSFLLEQFHVRGVIFLESGLEAFDGARVTPCVTLLERDPGETTAPTTFLSVEHEAEPATILDCLEAEPSGPTAFGYARTLEQAELEADEDWRNYVRPDSLDSLPELRSFGEIADIKRGIATGMNDFFCLTRADVEAYGLDEEYLVRTLRRTDGMEALRVDEDHWERRRDAGETVWLLYCYDEDGNPVDRDADDALAAYLDRGEELGARDTHLAGSRSPWYAVDRRDPPDILATYMSKSGFDFFVNEADVRTLNNLHNVYLHDGDADAARAVLAYLNSTVADRVTRHLSRKYADDLGKLEISDLEDVPVIDPAHLTESQVETLSSAFEQLCDSIAAGEDVEAAREELDAVVEDALDRLPSLAA; via the coding sequence ATGAGTGATGTCGACAAGCTCCGTCACGCTGTCGAGGATGTCGGTTACGGCTTCGAAGAGCGACTCCAATCCGCGGCAACTGTCGACACCGAAGCCGTGCTCGACAGGCTCGGTCTCGAAGAGGCCAACAGTCCCGACGAGACAGTGTCTGTCCTCTGTGCGTTCAACCTCCTGTTGAAGTCGACGCTCTACCGCCGTCACCGCGAAGAGTTCGAAAGTCTGGATCCGCTCGAAGACCCGAAAGAAATCGTGTCGGACTTCAGAGCAGCGGCTTCACAGACTGGCGACGACGGGCTCGACCCGTGGAAACTGGACGAACTTGCGATGCACCTCGACACAGAGGCGTTCGAGCGACTGCTGGACTCTCGGGACGAACTCGTCGACGCCGCCGATCCGACGCGGCTGATCGGCGAACTGTTCGAGCGACTCGTCGTCCAATCGGCCCGTCGCCGGCAGGGACAGTTCTACACCTCCAGCACAGTGAGCGAGCTGATGGCGAGGTGGGCAGTTCGCGACGGAGACGACACGATTCTCGACCCCGGCGTCGGTACTGGCGTCCTCTCTGCGAGCGCGTTCGAGGCAAAGCGTCGCCAGGGCGGGAAGCGGGCGTCAGTTGAGGATCTCTACGGGGTTGACCTGAGCCCGTTGGCGGTGACGATGGCTGCGACCGGGCTGAAGCTCGACGACGGGGTCGGTGCGCCCAATCTGGAAGTAACGGACTTCATGGACGCCTGCCCCCGTGGCAGTGAGACGACAATCGGACAGCAGGACCCCGTCGCGCTTCCGGAGGTCGACGCGATCGTCTCGAATCCGCCGTACTCTCGGAGTGGAGCGCTCGACGACGACCGGAAGCGGTTCAACCGGATCGTCGACGCCAGGGCGGGGCTGTCGGTCACGGAACACACTCCGTTGTACGTCTACTTCTTCGCTCACGCGACCCAGTTCCTGCGCGAACAGGGTCGGATGACGTTCCTGACGCCCGCTCGATTCTGTGACACGAACTACGGCGAACGGCTGCGGTCGTTCCTCCTCGAACAGTTCCACGTCCGAGGGGTGATTTTCCTTGAGTCTGGTCTCGAAGCTTTCGACGGTGCACGGGTCACGCCGTGTGTCACCCTGTTGGAACGCGATCCGGGAGAGACGACCGCGCCGACAACGTTCCTCAGCGTCGAACACGAGGCAGAGCCGGCGACGATTCTCGACTGTCTCGAAGCCGAGCCGTCGGGACCGACGGCGTTCGGGTACGCGAGGACACTCGAACAGGCAGAGCTAGAGGCCGACGAAGACTGGCGGAACTACGTCCGTCCGGACTCGTTGGACTCGCTCCCGGAACTCCGGTCGTTCGGGGAAATTGCCGACATCAAGCGCGGGATTGCGACCGGGATGAACGACTTCTTCTGTCTGACTCGGGCGGATGTCGAAGCGTACGGGCTCGACGAGGAGTATCTAGTTCGGACTCTCCGCCGGACGGACGGGATGGAGGCGCTTCGGGTCGACGAGGATCACTGGGAGCGACGGCGCGACGCTGGCGAGACAGTCTGGTTACTCTACTGTTACGACGAAGACGGCAACCCAGTCGATCGAGACGCCGACGATGCGCTGGCGGCGTATCTTGACCGTGGTGAGGAACTCGGCGCGAGAGACACCCACCTCGCGGGCTCTCGTAGTCCGTGGTACGCCGTCGACCGCCGGGACCCGCCGGACATCCTGGCGACGTACATGAGCAAGTCCGGCTTCGACTTCTTTGTGAACGAGGCCGACGTTCGGACGCTGAACAACCTCCACAACGTCTACCTCCACGACGGCGACGCAGACGCAGCCAGAGCGGTCCTCGCGTACCTGAACAGCACCGTCGCGGACCGGGTCACACGACACCTGAGCCGGAAGTATGCCGACGACCTCGGGAAACTCGAAATCTCCGACCTGGAGGATGTACCCGTGATCGACCCCGCGCACCTGACCGAGAGTCAGGTCGAAACGTTGTCGTCCGCGTTCGAGCAGCTGTGTGACAGCATCGCCGCGGGGGAAGATGTCGAAGCGGCCCGAGAAGAACTCGACGCGGTTGTCGAAGACGCACTCGACAGGCTCCCCTCGCTCGCGGCCTAA
- a CDS encoding acyl-CoA dehydrogenase family protein: MDLLSKRVVPESAHEAKRRARAFADETVRPAAAEHDASGEYPAAVVTAAQDERLAGQYVPETYGGEGWTLADRLAVVEELFRADGGIGLAVQLVDFGAKVVTMYGTESQQDRLLPPVAAGDEITGLAATEPRGGSDLARMGTTARRDGDEYVLDGEKYWTSNGVVADWIVVYARTGEADGHDSYSLFVVPTDDPGYEAEPITGKMGLRASQQARVELDGVRVPVDNRLGEPGSGFYNLAQFFNYGRIAVAGHGIGLAAAAIEEAWAYVHDRELYDASVADNQTVQHRLVEMREQFEAARALTWTACERVAAGDDPAFWASLAKARATRTAETVAREAAQLHGGEGLRMETRANRVFRDAKYPSVYEGPNAVQRDIAYGHWPEE; encoded by the coding sequence ATGGATCTACTGTCGAAGCGGGTCGTTCCGGAGTCGGCACACGAGGCGAAACGACGGGCGCGGGCGTTCGCAGACGAGACGGTGCGGCCGGCGGCGGCCGAACACGACGCCAGCGGTGAGTATCCGGCGGCGGTCGTGACGGCCGCTCAAGACGAGCGGCTGGCGGGTCAGTACGTCCCCGAGACGTACGGCGGCGAGGGGTGGACACTCGCCGATCGGCTGGCGGTCGTCGAGGAGCTGTTCCGTGCGGACGGGGGGATCGGACTCGCCGTCCAACTCGTCGACTTCGGCGCGAAGGTGGTGACGATGTACGGGACGGAGTCGCAGCAGGATCGACTCCTCCCGCCGGTCGCGGCCGGCGACGAGATCACGGGGCTGGCGGCGACGGAGCCCCGCGGCGGCTCCGACCTCGCCCGGATGGGGACGACCGCGCGCCGCGACGGCGACGAGTACGTCCTGGACGGTGAGAAGTACTGGACCAGCAACGGTGTCGTCGCCGACTGGATCGTCGTGTACGCCCGGACCGGCGAGGCCGACGGCCACGACAGCTACTCGTTGTTCGTCGTCCCGACGGACGACCCCGGCTACGAGGCGGAGCCGATCACCGGCAAGATGGGGCTACGCGCCAGCCAACAGGCTCGGGTCGAACTCGACGGCGTCCGGGTGCCCGTCGACAACCGACTCGGCGAGCCGGGCTCGGGGTTCTACAACCTCGCGCAGTTCTTCAACTACGGGCGAATCGCCGTCGCCGGCCACGGTATCGGTCTCGCCGCGGCCGCCATCGAGGAGGCGTGGGCGTACGTCCACGACCGCGAACTGTACGACGCCAGCGTCGCCGACAACCAGACCGTCCAACACCGCCTCGTCGAGATGCGCGAGCAGTTCGAGGCCGCGCGGGCGCTGACCTGGACCGCGTGTGAACGGGTCGCCGCCGGCGACGACCCCGCCTTCTGGGCGAGTCTGGCGAAGGCTCGCGCCACCCGGACGGCGGAGACGGTCGCCCGCGAGGCCGCACAGCTCCACGGCGGTGAAGGCCTCCGGATGGAGACGCGCGCCAACCGCGTGTTCCGGGACGCGAAGTACCCCAGCGTGTACGAGGGACCGAACGCGGTTCAACGGGATATCGCGTACGGGCACTGGCCCGAGGAGTAG
- a CDS encoding putative manganese transporter, which yields MSDHGSTLVSVVVDGWTAVGVFVVVSVAAAGVVSRTVSRETLAAATSRRGVGPVVGALVGLVPGCGGAVAVATLYGRSAVGLGTVVAALAATAGDAVFVLLAVAPGAALAVSVIAFPTAIVTGVTVDALAPGIDRVERALSRRDPVADGGAEPERGGDDSRERVVADDGCVVADDQECVVTDSRQCAVDHQCYVPDGPDGAESPVVAALLAVWYLAVGVGLVAGVAGLVGVSGVVPEPVVVSVAVIGVGGAVAATLAPDTVAVGGRWRPLARTARTASPTVVWAVGGLAIVGLLPGVTRHAVGAVAGDGALAPVAGGLFGLLPGCGPHVAFAAAYGEGAVSFSALVAVTVAQDGDAIFPLVAVDRVAAVLATVYTTVPAIVAGAAVHALGAVCGVPVSGSVG from the coding sequence GTGAGTGATCACGGTTCGACGCTGGTGAGCGTAGTGGTCGACGGGTGGACGGCAGTGGGTGTGTTCGTCGTCGTGTCGGTCGCGGCGGCGGGAGTCGTCTCCCGGACCGTCTCCCGAGAGACGCTGGCGGCGGCGACGAGCCGTCGTGGAGTCGGCCCAGTCGTGGGCGCGCTCGTCGGACTCGTCCCGGGCTGTGGCGGTGCGGTCGCGGTGGCGACGCTGTACGGTCGCTCTGCGGTCGGGCTCGGCACGGTCGTGGCGGCGCTGGCGGCGACTGCCGGCGACGCCGTCTTCGTCCTGCTGGCCGTTGCCCCCGGTGCCGCGCTCGCGGTCTCCGTGATCGCGTTCCCGACGGCGATCGTCACCGGCGTCACCGTCGACGCGCTCGCCCCCGGCATCGACCGTGTCGAGCGGGCGCTGAGCCGGCGTGATCCCGTCGCCGACGGCGGTGCGGAGCCCGAGCGCGGCGGTGACGACAGCCGAGAGAGGGTCGTCGCGGACGACGGCTGTGTCGTCGCGGACGATCAGGAGTGTGTCGTCACCGACAGCCGGCAGTGTGCCGTCGATCATCAGTGTTACGTCCCCGACGGGCCGGACGGAGCCGAGTCTCCGGTCGTCGCCGCGCTGTTGGCGGTCTGGTACCTCGCGGTCGGGGTCGGACTCGTCGCCGGCGTCGCCGGACTCGTCGGCGTGTCCGGTGTCGTGCCGGAGCCAGTCGTCGTCTCCGTCGCTGTCATCGGGGTCGGCGGTGCCGTCGCGGCGACGCTCGCACCCGACACCGTCGCCGTCGGCGGTCGGTGGCGACCACTGGCCCGGACGGCTCGAACCGCGTCGCCGACGGTCGTCTGGGCGGTCGGTGGCCTCGCCATCGTCGGACTACTCCCAGGAGTCACCCGTCACGCTGTCGGGGCCGTCGCCGGCGACGGCGCGCTGGCTCCCGTCGCCGGCGGACTGTTCGGGCTGCTCCCGGGGTGTGGGCCACACGTGGCGTTCGCCGCCGCCTATGGCGAGGGTGCCGTCTCCTTCTCGGCGCTCGTCGCCGTCACGGTCGCACAGGACGGCGACGCCATCTTCCCGTTGGTCGCCGTCGACCGCGTCGCCGCGGTGCTGGCGACCGTGTACACGACCGTACCGGCGATCGTCGCCGGGGCTGCGGTTCACGCCTTGGGAGCCGTCTGTGGCGTTCCCGTCTCTGGGTCAGTGGGGTGA
- a CDS encoding metal-dependent transcriptional regulator — protein MTGGEATPDDDRARVTDGDRSYVADGDRSCVADGDAVEIVSVEPAAPTDAVDDPETGEPVVSAAGGRHLRAVFLSSVCDESPVGTTVLADRLGVAPATVTERVTTLADRGLLVREPYVGVELTDRGERIARTTQWRQCVVERFFEATAGVRLPPRQAYRVGVALPTDAVRRLHTRLHDDGADDPPTDYCEVESPEDCRRIDCALG, from the coding sequence GTGACCGGCGGCGAGGCGACTCCCGACGACGACCGTGCGCGTGTCACGGACGGGGATCGATCGTACGTGGCCGACGGCGATCGGTCGTGTGTCGCGGACGGCGACGCCGTGGAGATCGTGTCGGTCGAGCCAGCGGCCCCGACGGATGCCGTCGACGACCCGGAGACGGGAGAGCCAGTCGTCTCTGCGGCCGGTGGGCGCCACCTCCGGGCCGTGTTTCTCTCGTCGGTGTGTGACGAGTCGCCGGTCGGGACGACGGTGCTCGCCGACCGACTGGGTGTCGCGCCCGCGACCGTCACCGAGCGGGTGACGACGCTCGCCGACCGCGGGCTGCTCGTCCGGGAGCCGTACGTCGGTGTGGAGCTGACCGACCGCGGAGAACGGATCGCCCGCACGACACAGTGGCGTCAGTGTGTCGTTGAGCGCTTCTTCGAGGCGACCGCCGGCGTTCGACTCCCTCCACGCCAAGCCTACCGCGTCGGCGTCGCTCTCCCGACCGACGCGGTCCGTCGGCTCCACACCCGACTCCACGACGACGGCGCGGACGACCCGCCGACGGACTACTGCGAGGTCGAGAGCCCCGAGGACTGCCGGCGGATCGACTGCGCGCTCGGCTGA
- a CDS encoding ferritin-like domain-containing protein — translation MSQEFETETTTRAETAGGDERETTAAETEVISLLQRAYLGELSTVVDYQTNAVVLDGLLAQEVVESLQADVTEELEHARLIAERLSELGARPPSSAEFTAGPESLRPPEDSTDVASVVRGVLDDEEAAIETYRDLVAAARDADDPVTEDLAVRLLGEEESHREEFSGFAREFDES, via the coding sequence ATGTCACAAGAGTTCGAGACCGAGACGACGACACGAGCGGAGACTGCCGGCGGCGACGAGAGGGAGACCACGGCCGCCGAGACGGAGGTAATCTCGCTGCTCCAACGGGCGTACCTCGGTGAGCTGTCGACCGTCGTCGACTACCAGACGAACGCGGTTGTTCTCGACGGCCTCTTGGCGCAGGAGGTAGTCGAGAGCCTCCAAGCTGACGTAACGGAGGAGTTGGAACACGCCCGATTGATCGCCGAGCGGCTGTCAGAGCTGGGTGCTCGGCCGCCGTCGTCGGCGGAGTTCACTGCCGGCCCGGAGTCGCTGCGTCCGCCCGAGGACTCGACCGACGTGGCGTCCGTCGTTCGGGGCGTCCTCGACGACGAGGAGGCCGCAATCGAGACGTACCGTGACCTCGTCGCGGCCGCCCGTGACGCAGACGACCCGGTGACGGAGGACCTCGCCGTCAGGCTCCTGGGCGAAGAGGAGAGCCACCGCGAGGAGTTCAGCGGGTTCGCACGCGAGTTCGACGAGTCGTGA
- a CDS encoding ABC transporter permease — protein MNGRAVAIARKDVADAGRSWALWAVVGALVLFTGGTAALFGVAADAEPGQVIGVVAQLSATVFPIVALFVAKGSITSERESGSLRTLLALPPSRREVVIGKFLGRTALVTLATLAGVTVTAVALFTTGNGVGPGLFVPFAVAVWAIAVGFVAVGIGISAAVPTDGWATGVTVGTFLVTVVLWSPLTQGVTWLTAELGLASSRAEAWWIDLFGMLVPNEAAVAVLEASHAGRVFATDPLASVYLPGAILLLWTILPVAVGYTRFRGADLG, from the coding sequence ATGAACGGGCGTGCGGTCGCCATCGCACGGAAGGACGTCGCCGACGCCGGGCGGTCGTGGGCGCTGTGGGCGGTCGTCGGGGCGTTGGTGTTGTTCACCGGCGGGACGGCGGCGTTGTTCGGCGTCGCCGCCGACGCGGAGCCGGGGCAGGTGATCGGGGTGGTCGCACAGCTGTCGGCGACCGTCTTCCCCATCGTGGCGTTGTTCGTCGCCAAGGGGTCGATCACCAGTGAACGGGAGTCGGGGTCGCTCCGGACGCTCCTCGCCTTACCGCCCTCGCGGCGGGAGGTGGTGATCGGGAAGTTCCTCGGTCGGACGGCGCTCGTGACGCTGGCGACGCTCGCTGGGGTTACGGTGACCGCAGTGGCGCTCTTCACCACCGGTAACGGCGTCGGCCCGGGGCTGTTCGTCCCGTTCGCCGTCGCGGTGTGGGCGATCGCCGTCGGGTTCGTCGCCGTCGGGATCGGGATCTCCGCGGCCGTCCCCACCGACGGCTGGGCGACCGGTGTCACCGTCGGGACGTTCCTCGTGACGGTCGTCCTGTGGTCGCCGCTGACGCAGGGTGTCACCTGGCTCACGGCGGAGCTCGGACTGGCGAGCAGCCGCGCCGAGGCGTGGTGGATCGATCTGTTCGGCATGCTCGTGCCGAACGAGGCCGCCGTCGCCGTCTTGGAGGCGAGCCACGCCGGGCGAGTGTTCGCTACCGACCCGCTCGCGTCCGTGTACCTCCCGGGTGCGATCTTACTCCTCTGGACGATCCTCCCGGTCGCCGTCGGCTACACACGGTTCCGCGGTGCCGACTTGGGGTAG
- a CDS encoding ABC transporter ATP-binding protein, with translation MPGPPAIQTNDLTKRFGDVTAVDEVNLRVERGEVFGFLGPNGAGKSTTINVLLDFVTPTAGSAEVLGHDVHADREAVHQRIGVVPEDYGLYDRLSGRRHLEFAVELKNANDDPARLLDRVGLSPSDADRPAGEYSTGMAQRLALGIALVGDPDLLILDEPTSGLDPNGARELRELVRSEADSGTTVFFSSHVLAQVRAVADRVGIANEGELVAVDTVDGLRSELGVGARVTLTLADGENAGDGVGGVETERLRERFADDGEITDVETSGGEVRATCLEPAAKLRFVDGVRETATATDLQVSESSLEDLFASYTGADGPETVRTDADDADEATTAANRQTATAAVGETGTDPATDGADATTEVDG, from the coding sequence ATGCCTGGTCCCCCGGCGATCCAGACGAACGACCTCACGAAGCGGTTCGGCGACGTGACGGCCGTCGACGAAGTGAACCTCCGCGTCGAACGCGGCGAGGTGTTCGGCTTCCTCGGACCGAACGGCGCGGGTAAGTCGACGACGATCAACGTCCTGTTGGACTTCGTCACCCCGACCGCGGGGTCGGCGGAGGTGCTCGGCCACGACGTCCACGCGGACCGCGAGGCGGTCCACCAGCGAATCGGCGTCGTCCCCGAGGACTACGGTCTCTACGACCGACTCAGCGGTCGCCGCCACCTGGAGTTCGCGGTCGAGCTGAAGAACGCGAACGACGACCCTGCGAGACTGTTGGACCGGGTCGGTCTCTCGCCGTCGGACGCAGACCGTCCGGCGGGGGAGTACTCCACCGGGATGGCCCAGCGGCTGGCGCTCGGGATCGCACTCGTCGGCGACCCCGACCTGTTGATCCTGGACGAGCCGACGAGCGGACTCGACCCGAACGGTGCCCGAGAGCTCCGGGAACTCGTGCGCTCGGAGGCGGACAGCGGGACGACGGTGTTCTTCTCCTCGCACGTCCTGGCGCAGGTCAGAGCGGTCGCAGACCGGGTCGGGATCGCGAACGAGGGGGAGCTCGTCGCGGTCGACACGGTCGACGGGCTGCGGTCGGAGCTGGGTGTCGGCGCGCGTGTGACGCTGACGCTCGCGGACGGCGAGAACGCAGGCGACGGCGTCGGAGGCGTCGAGACGGAGCGGCTCCGGGAGCGGTTCGCCGACGACGGGGAGATCACGGACGTAGAGACGAGCGGCGGCGAGGTCAGAGCCACGTGTCTGGAGCCGGCGGCGAAGCTCCGGTTCGTCGACGGCGTGCGTGAGACGGCGACGGCGACCGACCTCCAGGTCAGTGAGTCGTCGCTGGAGGACCTGTTCGCCAGCTACACCGGCGCAGACGGGCCGGAGACGGTTCGGACGGACGCCGACGATGCCGACGAGGCAACGACGGCAGCGAACCGACAGACCGCGACCGCCGCCGTGGGCGAGACGGGGACGGACCCGGCGACGGACGGCGCGGACGCGACGACGGAGGTGGACGGATGA